Genomic window (Gopherus evgoodei ecotype Sinaloan lineage unplaced genomic scaffold, rGopEvg1_v1.p scaffold_71_arrow_ctg1, whole genome shotgun sequence):
gctgggcaagcaggggctgcaggtcaggagtgaggggcactggcagagctgagggggcagggctgggctagcaggggctgcgggtcgggagtgagaggcactggcagagctgggggggcagggctgggctagcaggggctgcgggtcgggagtgaggggcactggcagagctgggggggggcacggctgggctggcaggggctgcgggtcaggagtgaggggcaccggcagagctgggctagcaggggctgtaggtcgggagtgaggggcaccggcagagctgagggggcagggctgggctagcaggggctgcgggtcgggagtgaggggcactggcagagctgggggggggcacggctgggctggcaggggctgcgggtcgggagtgaggggcaccggcagagctgggggggggggcagggctgggctagcagggggctgcggggcaggagtgaggggcaccggcagagtcgggggggcagggctaggctagcagggggctgcgggtcgggagtgaggggcaccggcagagctgggggggggcagggctgggctggcaggggctgcgggtcaggagtgaggggcaccagcagggctgggctggcaggggctgtggggctggagtgaggggcaccggcagggctgagggggcagggccgggctggcaggggcctgcgggtcgggagtgaggggcaccggcagagctgggggggcagggccgggctggcaggggctgtgggtcgggagtgaggggcaccggcagagctgggggggcagggccgggctggcaggggctgcgggtcgggagtgaggggcaccggcagagctgggggggctgtggatcgggagtgaggggcaccggcagagctgggctagcaggggctgcgggtcgggagtgaggggcaccggcagagctgggggggcagagctgggctggcaggggctgcgtgtcgggagtgaggggcaccggcagagctgggggggcagggccgggctggcaggggctgcgggtcgggagtgaggggcaccggcagagctgggggggctgtggatcgggagtgaggggcaccggcagagctgggctagcaggggctgcgggtcgggagtgaggggcaccggcagagctgggggggctgtggatcgggagtgaggggcaccggcagagctgggctagcaggggctgcgggtcgggagtgaggggcaccggcagagctggggggggcagggctgggctgggctagcggggggctgcgggtcaggagtgaggggcaccggcagagctgggggggcagggccgggctggcaggggctgtggattgggagtgaggggcaccggcagagctgggggggcagggggacgggGGCTGAGCCCAGGACCTCGCTCGCAGGGGCGGGCTCACCTTGAATTTGTCTCTCTCCGCTGCCCTGGGCGCATCGCAGTAGGCGGTGGCCCCCTCCGCTCGCAGCGTGTCCCGCTCCAGCACCACTCCGCTCCCGCAGCGGAACACCGGCAGCGCCGCGCCCCGCCCCGCAGATGTAGGTGGGGAGCCGCGTTTCCAGGGCGCTCGGGTCCCGGACCGGCCTGCGGCCCATCAGCCGGAGCTCGGGGGGGAAGCGCAGCGGGATGAGAAAGTGGAAGGCGCTGGCGCGGCTCTGGACGTGCAGCTCCTGCTCGTGGCTCCCCACGGGCCTGGCGTCCTCGGGGTACAGCCACTCGATCAGCTTCGCCACCGCCTTGCTCAGCACCTCGGAGCTGCTCCCGGCGCGCCAGTCTTCGCCTTCGCCCTGCACGAACACGCGGTGCGCGTAAAAGCGCTGCAGGGCGCGTTCCCCGGCCTCAGCCACCACCCCTGCCGCGTCGCGTTCGGGCCCGGCCGCggctcctccctccagctcccggCAGGCGATCGGCGCTGCAGGCAGCCTCGGGAGCTGGGGGGCGGAGCCCGGCCAACCTGCCGCTGGAGGCGCTGAGGGAGCCCGGGAGGCTCTAGGGTCAGGCCGGTGATCCGGAGGGGAGCCCGGCTGGGCTCTGAGAAGATGGTTTCCCACAGCAGGGTCATCACACCAGCTGCTGTTTTTAATCCGGTTCAGTCTCAGCGGCCTGGTTTCTCAACCGCAATGTCAGCCTCTGAGGAGATCTGCAGGCCCCACACAGGGTTTAGGACAGCAGCTGGGATCCCCCGACATCCCCAGGCCGGGGTCCCAACCCCGAGGAAGCGCACAGGGCTTGGAGCGCTGTTCGAGTGACCCAAAGGCAGCCGTGTTGAACGTGGTGTGTGCTCAGCAAGGGGCGTGACGCCAACGCTTGGGATTTCTATCACACGCATCAACATAAAAGCTCCCAGAGTCCTGGGATTAGGGGAGAATTTCAgttgttttttaaagtcattttgtATCCTAGGTGGCTGGGAAGAAAATCATGAAAACGTGACCCCAGAACTTTGAAAACTCAGCAGACTGAGAACCAGACCACAACAGGCATTAGAACTGCTGTGCCTCGTGGGGATCCAGGCGAGGGTTAGTGTCCAAACTGGGGTCCCTTAAGCAAGCTCGACCCACAAATACACCTCACATCAGCATGTTATGAGCCCCGGGGCTCAGACTtggctctgctcctgcccagtctggtctcccctgccccagattgATCTCAGCCAGcgtccagcccccactgccctttGGGAAATGACGCTGTCTGGGGCAATGATGGTGACGCCAGCTGGCTAGAGAACGGGAAGTGGGCACAGGCTGGCTTGCAGGCTGAAGGGTTTGCAGACAGTGGGTCCGGGTGGCGAGCTGTGCCCAGGCCGGGTGGAGAGCTGAGAACAGGCCTGCTCGGTACATGGCACAAGCCCACACGCACTGGTAGCACAGGGGCGGGGGCAGGAACACCCATGAGGTGACAGGGACAGGTCACATGTCTCCATGCCAGTGTCAGGCTGTGTCATCTCCATGGGGCAGGCTGTTCTCACGCCGCTCAGACCTCCACACCTCTGCCAGCCTCTCATGCTGCAGGTGGGCCTGGAGagccccttccccctgcagcagGCCCACatctgggggaggggtgctgcctcaccaccccctgcctccagctggtCCATGTgatccacccaccccaccccacagaccCTGCAGCCTTACCTGGGCACAGCCCCGCGGGGCCGACTTTTCCTGACTGTCTCCCTCCTTGTGCCCTGGAACTCACTCGCTGGCTTTTACAGCCTGGTTCTGTGTTTGAACCCTTCGGTGCTGTCCCCACAAACAGTGCTTCTAAGAGCACCagagctgctggcctggggcGGATCCTGGGACATCTGGCCAAGTTTCCTGTCTCTGACGGTGGCCTGGACCAGTGCTGGCTGGAGGACCAGCTCCTTGCTTAGCGTGGGGaccagtgtttaatttgtgcaGGGGCTTGTTTGTTTACACTGGTGGGAGATAATGtggcccgcttcttatttacaatgtcacctaaaagtgagaacaggcgttcgcatggtgCTTttatagctggcgttgcaaggtatttacatgccggatatgctaaagattcgtatgccccttcatgcttcaaccagccttccagaggacatgcgtccatgctgatgacacttgtttaaaaaaatgcattaattgcATTTGTGACTGAGAactgggggagaattatatgtcccctgctctgttttacccgcattttgacatatttcatgttaaatcagtcttggatgatgacgcAGCAcgtgttgtttgttttaagagaactttcacttcagatttgacaaaacacaaagaaggtaccaatgtgagatttctaaagatcgctacagcactcgacccaaggtctAACAATCtgcagtgccttccaaaatctgagggggacaaggtgtggaacatgctttcagaagtcttaaaagagcaacattcagatgtggaaactacagaactgaacCCCCAgcaagaaaatcaaccttctgctggtggcatctgactcaaatgatggaaatgaacatgcgtcgtttgcactgctctggattgttatcaagcagaacctgtcatcaacaAGGAAACTGAGGAGGGGAtgtgtgggaaaggggtgggggtgagggtctGGAAAGGGGTCCAGTGCTTACCTGGAGCTCATAGGCAGGGTGGGCCGGGAGTCTCTGTGTGCTGCTatcccaggcactgcccccgcagcttccCATTGGCAGTAGGggcacttggggtgggagcagtgtGCGTGGACACAGACCTGACCCACCctgcccaggggccacagggaggggctggctgccACGTGGAgcgagcaggcagggagctgctcaTCTGTGCTGCGTGccggtggggagtggggtctatgGGCCATTTTAAATGGCGCAGGGGCTGTGTGGCGGAGGGGGAGCGCCCAGGGGCAGAAGGCGGGGCCAAAAGAGAGACCCGGCCTCTATTGCTGGAGCCAGGCCCaggccaggaatattcctggtgccctGGCACCACGGGCTTATAGAACTCGCTGCCCATGGTTACAGGCAAacaaagcacctggggttagcaccgaggagtccacaagccataagaaCTAGACAGAAATAACCCCAGTCACgtctttctaaacattcctgatCTACTGCCGCAGCTGGGCCTTCCAGAGAAGTAGTTCTAGGTGTGAGCTGATGCTCtatgatcatacctggcttaaagcttctcaCAGTgtaactgctccctgttcccctctaGCCCAGAGAACTGCAACAGAGAAAGGGGAAgttatttccccattttaaaaagttctagctctCCCACTGGCTTTTACCGGGGGGACTTTgttaccctttacaggtaaagcaagcagagaacagccaccaagagggactttatagctactggctggctgggtgtccatcaaagggagctacccgccccccttcatttatcatgGGGCGGGAAGGAGTGCTCAGAAGAGGGGTGGGATCGGCTTAGTGCCCTATTGAGGTGGAGAGACATAACTGTTACCCCCCAGCTCTGGCAATCACCCAAAGCCCAGTACTGGAGCAtgtgggaatttttccattgaaatgtttttcttgGTCCACGTTTTCCATtttctgcagaagccaaaagccAGGAAATGGACCGGTTTCCAACCACAACgtttctttgtttattttgcGTTGTCATAAAAAAACTGCAACATTTtggtgggaaatttcaaaaagagaaaaacaatttttcaacatttccacaggaaaaataattgttttccaGCTGGTTCTGCTACTCCCCCCACCCATTTCCTTATTCCACCTTCCCACCTTCCTACGCAGCGTATATAGGTCAGAGCCAGATCCCCTGACTTGGGGCTATATTTAGGGTGACCATCGCTTTAATTCCCCTCCTCTCTCACAGCTGCCCCGTGTCCCCGGGGGAGAGGAGGACAGAGCTGAGGAGCTACAAGGTTACCAGCCTGGACTCAGCATGGGGATGTTGGAAATCtgggagaaggaggcagggaTTATGGGAGGGGTCTTGAGTAGAAAGCCTCAGTTTACAGCTGTGTATATGTGACACGCGGTACCTGAAGGTAGCACTCTGTGACCCCCATATTCATTATTCATATGTGGTTGTGATATTTCATTCAAAGCATGCCAGGTACGGTATCTTATGagaggtcatgatctgctgaagcCCGTTGTTCTGTCCAGATATGTATGTCATtagtgtgtatgaagttatgagagttaatttgctgtatggttgtttctgaaatatgttgtaaatttGAGTCTCTACTGCTAACCACTCCCAGGAGGGTGTTAACCGACCACTAATCAGCAGGGGAGGTGTAATCGAGGGGTTTACAATTCAAGGACGGCTAcccaagcaccacacaatggggaCTGTTCAACCCGTGACTCAGCAAAGCCCATCAGGGCATGTCCGGGCAAGTGTCTTCTAGGCACGTGGACCGAGGGTATAACATAGGGGACAGTGGCAGCCtgccttggcctttctcctcccccacatatgctggaagcaacaagaacAGCGAGAAGATGAAAACTTAAACTGGTCCCAGGCTTGAGAGGGAGGCCTGTGTGTTAAGAACTGTAACATCCAGTGCGGTGAGAAAATCGCTTGATCTAAATACTGCCCAGTGTACTAAGGTTTAAGGTTTATACAGTGcacttaccttttattttctctggTAACTATCGCTGACCTTCTGTGCCTACTGCTTATAAATCCTGTCTTTCTGGCGTTCATTAATCtgttatattttacctaaaccagtgtgttttgcTGGAGGTGCTTGGGAAGTCTCAGCTCAGGTTACAATGGCTAGTtcgtgtcctctccacattgagggaggggtggactggGTTAAAAACTTACACTGGTCGGGCTTCTGACCAGGGCGAgacagtacagttctggggtgcaaggctggaaactgggggaattggctggtgcctttctccgtgtgatttgtgagtggcccagggaCCATTCATGCAAtccagctgggtgtggggctccacatgctgacGGCTGCGAGATGACAGTGCCCAGAGGGATTTGCtccttgtcactagcaaagctttgtgagagacagcccaggctggagagtgaaGAGGGCaaagtggtaccccagttccagggggacCCCGTCACAGTATACATGTCTGCAGCAGTGCAAGGGTTAATCTGAGGAAAGGTctcagcaggctgcagattccCAGGGATCt
Coding sequences:
- the LOC115643794 gene encoding uncharacterized protein LOC115643794, which codes for MGSCGGSAWDSSTQRLPAHPAYELQLPRLPAAPIACRELEGGAAAGPERDAAGVVAEAGERALQRFYAHRVFVQGEGEDWRAGSSSEVLSKAVAKLIEWLYPEDARPVGSHEQELHVQSRASAFHFLIPLRFPPELRLMGRRPVRDPSALETRLPTYICGAGRGAAGVPLRERSGAGAGHAASGGGHRLLRCAQGSGERQIQGLICCAL